A genomic segment from Propioniciclava sp. MC1595 encodes:
- a CDS encoding tyrosine-type recombinase/integrase, whose amino-acid sequence MTGLVSGLAGHIDGLLEVKHALGYPYTTSERHLRAFDAMCATEYPGQATLSRHMAMRWATSRPGEHVNGQLRRITPVRQLAKHMAGLGVDAYLIPPGIPGKQVRYRPHLYTHAELRAIFDAADQIVATPYGGCRHLIIPVVFRMIYCLGLRPGEARRLHRNDVDLTKGTVQIRESKGHKDRVVYLSADLHDYCRRYDATIRAHHPNRVAFFPNQSGGFYSACTLDHWFGQLLAVAEVTGTTGAGSPPRVYDLRHAHVMETVNRWVRAGRDPQALVMYLSLHLGHSNPEDTWYYFHLTPDFHADLRQVANISIESVLPEASHAHG is encoded by the coding sequence ATGACCGGGCTGGTCAGCGGCCTGGCCGGCCACATCGACGGCCTGCTCGAAGTCAAGCACGCGCTCGGGTACCCGTACACGACCTCGGAGCGACACCTGCGCGCGTTCGACGCGATGTGCGCCACCGAGTACCCGGGACAGGCCACGTTGAGCCGGCACATGGCGATGCGCTGGGCCACCAGCCGTCCCGGCGAGCACGTCAACGGGCAGCTGCGACGCATCACCCCGGTCCGGCAGTTGGCCAAACACATGGCTGGGCTCGGGGTGGACGCCTATCTGATCCCGCCGGGCATCCCAGGCAAGCAGGTCCGTTACCGTCCGCACTTGTACACCCACGCAGAACTGCGGGCGATCTTCGACGCCGCCGACCAGATCGTGGCGACCCCTTACGGCGGGTGCCGGCATCTGATCATCCCGGTGGTCTTCCGGATGATCTACTGCCTGGGTCTGCGCCCCGGCGAGGCCCGCCGACTCCACCGCAATGACGTCGACCTGACCAAGGGCACCGTCCAGATCCGCGAATCGAAAGGACACAAGGACCGGGTGGTGTACCTGTCGGCCGACCTGCACGACTACTGCCGCCGCTACGACGCCACGATCCGCGCGCACCACCCGAACCGGGTCGCGTTCTTCCCGAACCAGAGCGGTGGCTTCTACAGTGCGTGCACCCTGGACCACTGGTTCGGTCAACTCCTGGCTGTCGCCGAGGTGACCGGTACAACCGGCGCGGGCTCGCCACCGCGGGTCTACGACTTGCGGCATGCGCATGTGATGGAAACGGTCAACCGGTGGGTGCGTGCGGGCCGCGACCCGCAGGCGCTGGTGATGTACCTGAGCCTGCACCTGGGGCACAGCAACCCCGAGGACACCTGGTACTACTTCCACCTGACCCCCGATTTCCATGCCGACCTGCGCCAGGTGGCCAACATCAGTATCGAGTCGGTCCTGCCCGAGGCCTCCCATGCACACGGATGA
- a CDS encoding tyrosine-type recombinase/integrase, with protein sequence MHTDDFFRLVRSWLTVYLPRSRRLSAHTIRSYKTALTMLLAYLHETRGLDLTAVSFEAIDHATIRGFTTWLTDDRHVSPASANQRLAAIKSFLSFCAAEDPALVAVWLDIKQVRPARVPARAPDALSMPAVEALIRAPGQRTRQGLRDTTIFLLLFDAAARIQEVLDLTLADLDTTSGHGRVILTGKGHKTRTIPIMDKTCRHLDQYLDAFHIGTPEPGTLLFYTVRAGRHQPMSQDNINYLLNKYAAAARPGCPDVPRRVHAHQLRHARAMQMLRAGVPLPHIKEFLGHVNITTTSVYATADNQMVRDAIQKAAGATPELAPLWKGDDDLILRLAGLT encoded by the coding sequence ATGCACACGGATGACTTCTTCCGGCTCGTGCGTTCCTGGCTGACCGTCTACCTGCCGCGCTCACGTCGGCTCAGCGCCCATACCATCCGCTCGTACAAGACGGCGCTGACCATGCTGCTGGCCTACCTGCACGAAACCCGCGGGCTGGACCTGACCGCGGTCAGCTTCGAAGCCATCGACCACGCGACGATCCGGGGGTTCACCACCTGGCTGACCGACGACCGACACGTCAGCCCCGCCTCGGCCAACCAGCGTCTGGCAGCGATCAAGTCGTTCCTGTCGTTCTGCGCCGCAGAAGACCCGGCACTGGTCGCGGTCTGGCTGGACATCAAACAAGTCCGGCCCGCCCGGGTACCGGCCCGCGCCCCGGACGCGCTGAGCATGCCCGCCGTCGAGGCACTGATCCGCGCTCCGGGCCAGCGCACCCGCCAGGGCCTCCGTGACACCACCATCTTCTTGCTATTGTTCGACGCCGCCGCCCGGATCCAGGAAGTCCTCGACCTGACCCTCGCCGACCTCGACACCACCAGCGGGCACGGCCGGGTCATCCTGACTGGCAAGGGCCACAAGACCCGGACGATCCCGATCATGGACAAGACCTGCCGTCACCTTGACCAGTACCTCGACGCGTTCCACATCGGCACACCAGAGCCGGGAACGCTGCTGTTCTACACGGTCCGGGCCGGCCGTCACCAGCCGATGAGCCAAGACAACATCAACTACCTGCTGAACAAATACGCGGCAGCCGCCCGGCCGGGTTGCCCGGATGTCCCCCGACGGGTCCATGCCCACCAGTTGCGCCACGCGCGGGCCATGCAGATGCTGCGGGCTGGCGTACCCCTGCCGCACATCAAGGAGTTTCTCGGCCACGTCAACATCACCACCACCAGCGTCTACGCCACGGCCGACAACCAGATGGTGCGCGACGCGATCCAGAAAGCCGCCGGCGCCACCCCCGAACTCGCGCCCCTCTGGAAAGGAGACGACGACCTGATCCTCCGACTCGCAGGCCTCACGTAG
- a CDS encoding tyrosine-type recombinase/integrase — protein MRPSDVAGLRLADIDWRQAMITVTQHKTGTVVVLPLLADVGAALTDYLLSDRPAHALDDHVFLRSQAPHVSLGCSDLYHVAAGAFARAQTVNTSGTGRGMRVLRASLATGMLQQDVPLPVISGALGHRGIDSAKHYLAGDEARMRQCCLDFTGIEPNRARP, from the coding sequence CTGCGTCCCAGCGATGTCGCCGGTCTTCGGCTGGCAGACATCGATTGGCGCCAAGCGATGATCACGGTGACCCAGCACAAGACCGGGACGGTGGTGGTGCTGCCGCTGCTGGCCGACGTCGGCGCGGCGCTCACCGACTATCTCCTGTCCGACCGACCGGCTCACGCGCTCGACGATCACGTGTTCCTGCGTTCCCAGGCCCCGCACGTCAGCTTGGGCTGCTCCGACCTGTATCACGTGGCGGCGGGCGCGTTCGCCCGCGCCCAGACGGTCAACACCAGTGGTACGGGGCGAGGGATGCGGGTGCTGCGGGCGTCGTTGGCGACCGGCATGCTCCAGCAAGACGTGCCCCTGCCGGTGATCAGTGGTGCGTTGGGTCATCGCGGCATCGACTCGGCCAAGCACTATCTGGCAGGCGACGAGGCCCGGATGCGGCAGTGCTGCCTGGACTTCACTGGGATCGAACCGAACCGGGCACGGCCATGA